Proteins encoded together in one Benincasa hispida cultivar B227 chromosome 1, ASM972705v1, whole genome shotgun sequence window:
- the LOC120087563 gene encoding peroxisomal membrane protein 11B isoform X2: MNQKPLNFSAKNSAATHLLGFKQQPSTMTDTVDKLVIFLAKRDGIDKLVKTFQYVSKLVHWHLETSHPDKATRAKNWEVASGLSRKAFRTGRFLTGFNALRRSPGSTPTFRFLAVLANAGIEAERKLRSSEEDSKEERVNKINGDRIMRLMAVAANVADLIIGLAEIEPNPFCNHTITLGISGLVSAWAGWYRNWPS; encoded by the exons ATGAACCAAAAACCATTAAACTTCTCAGCCAAAAACTCTGCTGCAACCCATCTTCTTGGCTTCAAACAACAGCCATCCACCATGACTGACACAGTGGATAAACTAGTCATCTTCTTAGCCAAAAGAGATGGCATAGACAAGCTTGTAAAGACCTTCCAATATGTCTCCAAGTTAGTTCACTGGCATCTTGAAACCTCTCATCCAGACAAGGCAACAAGAGCCAAGAATTGGGAAGTTGCTTCGGGGCTCAGTCGAAAAGCCTTCCGAACCGGCCGCTTCCTGACCGGTTTCAATGCCCTGCGACGCTCCCCTGGCTCCACCCCGACGTTTCGGTTCCTTGCTGTTCTTGCTAATGCAG GGATTGAGGCAGAGAGAAAGCTGAGGAGTTCTGAAGAGGATTCAAAAGAAGAGAGAGTGAACAAAATTAATGGTGATAGAATTATGAGGCTGATGGCAGTGGCAGCTAATGTTGCAGATTTGATAATTGGACTGGCTGAGATTGAGCCTAATCCATTTTGCAACCATACAATCACTCTTGGGATAAGTGGGTTGGTCTCTGCTTGGGCTGGTTGGTATAGAAATTGGCCCTCTTAG
- the LOC120088178 gene encoding conserved oligomeric Golgi complex subunit 7 has product MNLDLGPFSGENFDPKKWINSACQTRHPQESLDKHLVDLEMKLQMVSEEIAASLEELSANALLRVPRATRDVIRLRDDAVSLRSAVSGILQKLKKAEGSSAESIAALARVDTVKQRMEAAYETLQDAAGLAQLSSTVEDVFASGDLPRAAETLANMRHCLSAVGEVAEFANVRKQLEVLEDRLDGMVQPRLTDALANRKVDVAQDLRVILLRIGRFKSLEQNYTKVHLKPIKQLWEDFDTKQRAHKVASEKNEFERPTTNNDFQSSFPSVSFTSWLPSFYDELLLYLEQEWKWCMVAFPDDYKVLVPKLLIEIMAVVGSSFISRINHATADVVPGTLGKGILDVLSGDMPKGVKIQTKHIEALIDLHNMTGSLARNIQHLFSESDLNILTNTLKAVYFPFEAFKQRYGQMERAILSAEIAEVDLRGAVTRGVGAQGIELSETVRRMEESIPQVILFLEAAVERCISFTGGSEADEILLALDDVMLQYISSLQETLKSLRVVCGIDQSSDGVGLKKETGLDKKDGARKVDLMSNEEEWSIVQGTLQILTVADCLTSRSSVFEATLRATLARLSTTLSVSVFGSSLDQNQSHIVSDYSNREVTMGGRAALDMAAIRLVDVPEKAKKLFNLLDQSKDPRFHALPLASQRVAAFADKVNELVYDVLISKVRQRLSDVSRLPIWSSVEEHSALPLPTFSSYPQSYVTSVGEYLLTLPQQLEPLAEGISNSNANNDEAQFFAAEWMCKVAEGTAALFTEQLRGIQYVTDRGAQQLSVDVEYLTNVLSALSMQIPPALATFLTCFATPRDQLKDLLKSDSGKELDLPTANLVCKMRRVNLD; this is encoded by the exons ATGAATCTGGATTTAGGCCCCTTCTCCGGAGAGAATTTCGACCCGAAGAAATGGATCAACTCCGCTTGCCAGACTCGCCATCCACAGGAGTCTTTGGACAAACACCTTGTCGATTTGGAGATGAAGCTTCAAATGGTGTCCGAGGAGATCGCTGCCTCACTCGAGGAGCTCAGTGCCAATGCTCTCCTGCGCGTTCCTCGTGCTACTCGAGATGTTATCCGCTTACGCGACGACGCTGTTTCTCTCCGATCTGCCGTCTCTGGGATCCTTCAGAAGCTTAAGAAG GCAGAGGGATCCTCCGCAGAATCTATAGCTGCCCTTGCTAGAGTTGATACTGTGAAGCAGAGGATGGAAGCTGCTTATGAAACATTACAG GATGCTGCTGGGTTGGCTCAATTAAGTTCAACGGTGGAAGATGTCTTTGCCAGTGGCGATCTTCCTCGGGCTGCTGAAACCTTGGCCAACATGAGACATTGCTTGTCTGCTGTTGGGGAG GTTGCTGAGTTTGCTAATGTGAGGAAGCAACTTGAGGTCTTAGAGGACAGGCTTGATGGTATGGTTCAACCTCGTTTAACAGATGCACTAGCAAATAGAAAG GTTGATGTTGCTCAAGATTTGAGGGTAATTCTCCTTCGAATCGGAAGATTCAAATCTCTAGAGCAGAACTATACGAAAGTTCACTTGAAGCCTATAAAGCAACTCTGGGAAGATTTTGACACAAAGCAACGAGCACATAAAGTTGCTAGTGAAAAGAATGAATTTGAAAGACCAACAACTAATAATGATTTTCAATCAAGTTTTCCATCAGTTTCATTCACCAGTTGGTTGCCAAGTTTTTATGACGAATTGCTACTTTACCTCGAACAAGAATGGAAGTG GTGTATGGTTGCATTTCCTGATGATTACAAAGTTCTTGTCCCAAAGCTTTTGATTGAGATAATGGCAGTTGTGGGATCAAGTTTTATTTCCCGTATCAACCATGCAACTGCAGATGTTGTTCCAGGAACATTGGGGAAAG GAATATTAGATGTTTTATCTGGAGATATGCCAAAAGGTGTCAAGATTCAAACAAAGCATATAGAAGCACTTATTGATTTACATAACATGACGGGAAGCTTGGCTAGGAATATTCAACATCTGTTCTCAGAATCAGATCTTAATATTTTAACCAACACGCTGAAGGCTgtatattttccttttgaagCCTTTAAACAAAG ATACGGACAGATGGAGCGTGCTATCCTTTCAGCTGAAATTGCAGAGGTAGATCTTAGAGGAGCTGTCACTCGAGGTGTGGGGGCCCAAGGGATTGAACTTAGTGAAACGGTACGCAGAATGGAGGAGTCTATCCCAcaagttattttatttcttgAAGCAGCTGTTGAGAGGTGCATTAGCTTTACGGGTGGTTCTGAGGCTGATGAAATACTTCTAGCTCTTGATGATGTGATGTTACAGTATATTTCTTCACTCCAGGAAACTCTAAAATCCCTGAGAGTTGTCTGTGGAATAGATCAGAGTAGTGATGGTGTTGGGTTAAAGAAGGAAACTGGCCTGGACAAGAAGGATGGAGCACGCAAAGTTGACTTGATGTCAAATGAGGAAGAGTGGTCCATCGTCCAGGGGACCCTACAGATACTAACTGTGGCTGATTGTTTGACTAGCAGGTCTTCTGTATTTGAAGCTACTTTGAGGGCTACTCTTGCAAGACTGAGCACAACCTTATCTGTTTCAGTCTTTGGTTCGAGTTTGGACCAAAATCAGTCTCACATAGTCAGTGATTACAGCAATAGGGAAGTGACTATGGGCGGCAGGGCTGCCTTGGATATGGCAGCTATTCGGCTTGTCGATGTTCCTGAGAAGGCAAAAAAGCTTTTCAACCTCTTAGATCAg TCAAAAGATCCACGTTTCCATGCTCTTCCACTCGCATCTCAAAGAGTTGCAGCATTTGCAGACAAGGTTAATGAACTCGTATATGATGTTCTCATATCCAAAGTACGACAACGCCTAAGCGATGTATCTCGTTTGCCAATATGGTCTTCAGTTGAGGAACATAGTGCCTTACCTCTTCCAACTTTCAGTTCTTACCCCCAGTCTTACGTTACCAGTGTTGGTGAATATCTTCTCACTTTACCGCAACAGCTGGAGCCACTTGCTGAGGGTATCTCTAATAGCAATGCCAACAATGATGAGGCTCAGTTTTTCGCTGCAGAATGGATGTGCAAG GTTGCTGAGGGTACCGCTGCACTTTTCACAGAGCAACTGCGTGGCATACAATATGTTACGGATCGTGGGGCGCAACAGTTGTCTGTCGATGTTGAGTATCTGACAAATGTGCTCTCTGCTCTATCGATGCAAATTCCTCCAGCTCTCGCTACATTCCTCACTTGCTTTGCCACTCCAAGAGACCAGCTTAAAGATCTTCTCAAATCTGATTCTGGAAAGGAGCTTGATCTTCCAACAGCAAACCTTGTATGTAAGATGCGGCGTGTCAACTTAgattag
- the LOC120070233 gene encoding cell number regulator 6-like, with product MGDGAAPSRYVKLKKDQAPLEDIKPGELNQPIEVPQLNVRKCNECGQPLPESFEPPADEPWTTGIFGCAEDPQSCWTGLFCPCVLFGRNVESLRDDDMDWTRPCVCHAIFVEGGIALAAATAAFHCIDPNTSFLICEGLLFTWWMCGIYTGLVRQSLQKKYHLKNSPCDPCMTHCCLHWCALCQEHREMKGRLADNFAVPMTIVNPPPVQEMKSENDDGGTTSSSNMGNGQTNLEMQAL from the exons ATGGGGGATGGGGCTGCGCCTTCTCGGTATGTGAAATTGAAGAAAGATCAAGCGCCTTTGGAAGATATCAAGCCAGGGGAGCTTAACCAGCCTATTGAAGTTCCTCAG TTAAATGTAAGAAAATGTAACGAGTGTGGACAGCCGCTACCTGAAAGTTTTGAGCCTCCAGCAGATGAACCTTGGACAACTGGGATTTTTGGCTGTGCAGAAGATCCACAGAGTT GCTGGACTGGACTATTCTGTCCATGTGTTTTGTTTGGCCGCAATGTTGAAAGCTTGAGAGACGACGATATGGATTGGACGAGGCCATGTGTTTGTCATGCTATATTTGTTGAAGGTGGCATTGCCTTGGCGGCAGCAACTGCAGCGTTCCATTGCATTGATCCAAACACGTCTTTTCTCATTTGTGAGGGATTATTGTTTACCTGGTGGATGTGTGGTATATACACTGGACTCGTCCGCCAATCTTTGCAGAAGAAGTATCATCTTAAG AACTCCCCATGTGATCCTTGCATGACACATTGTTGCCTGCACTGGTGCGCGCTATGTCAAGAACACAGGGAGATGAAGGGACGTCTAGCCGATAACTTTGCGGTGCCAATGACTATCGTGAACCCGCCACCGGTTCAAGAAATGAAGTCGGAAAATGATGATGGAGGCACAACTTCATCTTCCAACATGGGCAATGGGCAGACCAATTTGGAAATGCAGGCTCTGTAG
- the LOC120087563 gene encoding peroxisomal membrane protein 11B isoform X1 yields the protein MNQKPLNFSAKNSAATHLLGFKQQPSTMTDTVDKLVIFLAKRDGIDKLVKTFQYVSKLVHWHLETSHPDKATRAKNWEVASGLSRKAFRTGRFLTGFNALRRSPGSTPTFRFLAVLANAGEMVYFFFDHLLWLSRIGTLDAKLAKKMSFISAFGESFGYIFFIVADIIMLKQGIEAERKLRSSEEDSKEERVNKINGDRIMRLMAVAANVADLIIGLAEIEPNPFCNHTITLGISGLVSAWAGWYRNWPS from the coding sequence ATGAACCAAAAACCATTAAACTTCTCAGCCAAAAACTCTGCTGCAACCCATCTTCTTGGCTTCAAACAACAGCCATCCACCATGACTGACACAGTGGATAAACTAGTCATCTTCTTAGCCAAAAGAGATGGCATAGACAAGCTTGTAAAGACCTTCCAATATGTCTCCAAGTTAGTTCACTGGCATCTTGAAACCTCTCATCCAGACAAGGCAACAAGAGCCAAGAATTGGGAAGTTGCTTCGGGGCTCAGTCGAAAAGCCTTCCGAACCGGCCGCTTCCTGACCGGTTTCAATGCCCTGCGACGCTCCCCTGGCTCCACCCCGACGTTTCGGTTCCTTGCTGTTCTTGCTAATGCAGGTGAAATGGTTTACTTCTTCTTTGATCACTTGCTTTGGCTGTCAAGAATTGGGACTCTTGATGCAAAGTTAGCCAAAAAGATGAGCTTTATATCAGCCTTTGGTGAGTCTTTTGGCTATATATTCTTCATAGTTGCTGATATTATTATGCTTAAACAAGGGATTGAGGCAGAGAGAAAGCTGAGGAGTTCTGAAGAGGATTCAAAAGAAGAGAGAGTGAACAAAATTAATGGTGATAGAATTATGAGGCTGATGGCAGTGGCAGCTAATGTTGCAGATTTGATAATTGGACTGGCTGAGATTGAGCCTAATCCATTTTGCAACCATACAATCACTCTTGGGATAAGTGGGTTGGTCTCTGCTTGGGCTGGTTGGTATAGAAATTGGCCCTCTTAG